A region of Dioscorea cayenensis subsp. rotundata cultivar TDr96_F1 chromosome 5, TDr96_F1_v2_PseudoChromosome.rev07_lg8_w22 25.fasta, whole genome shotgun sequence DNA encodes the following proteins:
- the LOC120262406 gene encoding probable transcription factor GLK1 isoform X2: MLAASPVRSSHGDGRELETVGFTCDGALLEDINFDELFMGFDEEDILPDLEVDPAEIFAEFSASGEEDSANTAPNPSASSELEVPVVQEVPEVISNSKVKDHHDVVKPAAGTTCKSNRKFSSSSSSSPTKGSQGKRKVKVDWTPELHRRFVQAVEQLGVDKAVPSRILEIMGIDCLTRHNIASHLQKYRSHRKHLLAREAEAASWSQRRQIYTGGGGGGGGGGGVARRPEMSPWLAPTMGFPPAPPVQLFRPLHVWGHPTMDQPMLHVWPRTPSPQPLLHPPPDPSFWHPHFPMRFAAAAPALPGLYRPLNVIAPAGKQQSGSQTHPSKESIDAAIGDVLTKPWLPLPLGLKPPSLDSVLVELQRQGISKVPPTCG; encoded by the exons ATGCTTGCAGCCTCACCAGTGAGGAGTTCTCATGGAGATGGAAGAGAGTTGGAGACGGTGGGATTCACTTGTGATGGTGCTTTGTTGGAGGACATCAACTTTGATGAACTTTTCATGGGGTTTGACGAGGAGGACATTCTGCCAGACTTGGAAGTTGACCCGGCGGAGATATTTGCAGAGTTCTCGGCCAGCGGAGAGGAAGACTCGGCCAACACAGCCCCAAACCCAAGCGCCAGCAGCGAACTAGAAGTGCCAGTTGTGCAGGAGGTGCCAGAAGTCATCAGTAACAGCAAAGTAAAAGATCATCATGATGTAGTTAAGCCTGCAGCTGGGACTACTTGTAAATCAAACAggaaattttcttcttcttcttcttcttctcctacaAAAGGATCTCAAGGCAAGAGAAAAGTTAAG GTGGATTGGACGCCGGAGCTTCACCGGAGATTTGTGCAGGCAGTGGAGCAGCTTGGAGTGGATAAAGCAGTGCCTTCCAGGATACTAGAGATTATGGGGATTGACTGCTTGACTCGGCATAACATTGCAAGTCATCTCCAA aaATATAGGTCACATAGAAAGCACTTGCTAGCAAGGGAAGCAGAAGCTGCAAGCTGGAGCCAAAGAAGGCAGATATACACcggaggtggaggaggaggaggaggaggaggaggagtggCGAGAAGGCCGGAGATGAGTCCATGGTTAGCTCCAACAATGGGATTCCCTCCAGCTCCACCAGTTCAACTCTTCAGACCATTACACGTGTGGGGACATCCTACAATGGATCAGCCAATGCTTCATGTGTGGCCGAGAACTCCATCTCCTCAACCTCTTCTCCATCCTCCACCTGATCCTTCCTTTTGGCACCCTCACTTCCCCATG AGATTTGCAGCAGCTGCACCAGCACTGCCAGGCTTGTATAGACCTCTGAATGTGATTGCACCGGCTGGCAAACAACAATCAGGCTCACAGACTCATCCT TCAAAAGAGAGCATAGATGCTGCAATTGGAGATGTGTTAACAAAGCCATGGTTGCCACTTCCTCTTGGATTGAAGCCTCCTTCACTGGACAGTGTTTTGGTGGAACTTCAAAGGCAAGGGATATCAAAAGTCCCTCCAACTTGTGGTTAA
- the LOC120262406 gene encoding probable transcription factor GLK1 isoform X1, translating into MLAASPVRSSHGDGRELETVGFTCDGALLEDINFDELFMGFDEEDILPDLEVDPAEIFAEFSASGEEDSANTAPNPSASSELEVPVVQEVPEVISNSKVKDHHDVVKPAAGTTCKSNRKFSSSSSSSPTKGSQGKRKVKVDWTPELHRRFVQAVEQLGVDKAVPSRILEIMGIDCLTRHNIASHLQKYRSHRKHLLAREAEAASWSQRRQIYTGGGGGGGGGGGVARRPEMSPWLAPTMGFPPAPPVQLFRPLHVWGHPTMDQPMLHVWPRTPSPQPLLHPPPDPSFWHPHFPMNAMTQGTPCYPPQPIRFAAAAPALPGLYRPLNVIAPAGKQQSGSQTHPSKESIDAAIGDVLTKPWLPLPLGLKPPSLDSVLVELQRQGISKVPPTCG; encoded by the exons ATGCTTGCAGCCTCACCAGTGAGGAGTTCTCATGGAGATGGAAGAGAGTTGGAGACGGTGGGATTCACTTGTGATGGTGCTTTGTTGGAGGACATCAACTTTGATGAACTTTTCATGGGGTTTGACGAGGAGGACATTCTGCCAGACTTGGAAGTTGACCCGGCGGAGATATTTGCAGAGTTCTCGGCCAGCGGAGAGGAAGACTCGGCCAACACAGCCCCAAACCCAAGCGCCAGCAGCGAACTAGAAGTGCCAGTTGTGCAGGAGGTGCCAGAAGTCATCAGTAACAGCAAAGTAAAAGATCATCATGATGTAGTTAAGCCTGCAGCTGGGACTACTTGTAAATCAAACAggaaattttcttcttcttcttcttcttctcctacaAAAGGATCTCAAGGCAAGAGAAAAGTTAAG GTGGATTGGACGCCGGAGCTTCACCGGAGATTTGTGCAGGCAGTGGAGCAGCTTGGAGTGGATAAAGCAGTGCCTTCCAGGATACTAGAGATTATGGGGATTGACTGCTTGACTCGGCATAACATTGCAAGTCATCTCCAA aaATATAGGTCACATAGAAAGCACTTGCTAGCAAGGGAAGCAGAAGCTGCAAGCTGGAGCCAAAGAAGGCAGATATACACcggaggtggaggaggaggaggaggaggaggaggagtggCGAGAAGGCCGGAGATGAGTCCATGGTTAGCTCCAACAATGGGATTCCCTCCAGCTCCACCAGTTCAACTCTTCAGACCATTACACGTGTGGGGACATCCTACAATGGATCAGCCAATGCTTCATGTGTGGCCGAGAACTCCATCTCCTCAACCTCTTCTCCATCCTCCACCTGATCCTTCCTTTTGGCACCCTCACTTCCCCATG aatgcaaTGACGCAAGGAACTCCATGTTATCCTCCTCAACCAATT AGATTTGCAGCAGCTGCACCAGCACTGCCAGGCTTGTATAGACCTCTGAATGTGATTGCACCGGCTGGCAAACAACAATCAGGCTCACAGACTCATCCT TCAAAAGAGAGCATAGATGCTGCAATTGGAGATGTGTTAACAAAGCCATGGTTGCCACTTCCTCTTGGATTGAAGCCTCCTTCACTGGACAGTGTTTTGGTGGAACTTCAAAGGCAAGGGATATCAAAAGTCCCTCCAACTTGTGGTTAA